Proteins encoded by one window of bacterium:
- a CDS encoding PAS domain S-box protein, whose translation MTEPKINKGEIDILIVEDSPTQALRLQHVLQKDGYRVTWSQNGRQALALARQTPPAIVISDVVMPEMDGFELCRQIKSDPQLKSTPVILVSALNEPDDIVQGLISGADNFLTKPYEDDLLLSRVEYTLINRDLRWQPVSERGLEVFFLGKKHLINSDRSQILDLLFSTYESVMLRGKELEKKNVELNKAHQDLRALNQSLEKQVLERTERIRNLNRIILAVRNVNKLIAKEKDRGRLLQGVCDSLVSTGAFKCARVFVLCEKGGLEWHADSETMGRMRYSAKKMHLPSIPAIFERALQSPEVVLLDKDDYEDSDLFDCRSCPIEKMVLVRVENNAKVFGLLVVTLPEGTPLDEEGQQVLLEVALDIGLGLGNADLELEKLLSQITLVTSEQKYRSLFENMYSGFSYHEMILEDGKAVDYRFLEVNSSFEKQTGLKRSDLIGKTASAILARHPGGIPDLTDISTRVMKKKKAGVEDFYFEPRDKWFSLVVYSPDPSHFAAIYNDITDRMRMEQELRQSEAAYHELYENAPVGYQELDSKGSIVRVNRTESELLGYSPEQLLGRPVFDLIDPEEREISRKNFSLKIAGKKEVAPFNRRYLCRDGRVIDCMLDEKLVYDQSGAICGIRTTVKDISELKRAEEALEHRLEIEKFVASIATVFNNLKDGQEDSGLDYTLEALGEFADFEHVYLSLLSRDSLNMARIYSWHTSSVQPQATEVMTFPAEHFPWCLERLHRFEKIAVSDVDSLPEQAATDREWLKSYSLTSLVILPLVSEFTLFGFLGFDTSRGAKPLGEDFLSPLVLVGEIVVNVLERKRMGEARRLLQAAFEQAAETVIIADTQRNIEYVNPALEQVSGYSRQEILGRSIHLFKSDRQDEDQYKELWDTVDAGDFWQGRLISRRKDGTDYHEDVTFSPVKDASGRVVHYVAVKRDISQELELENQLVQAQKMESIGLLAGGVAHDFNNILAIVLGYANLLVRSPNIPEKDRKKLEEIEQAAQRGAVLTRQLLTFSRKGKPRFAVVNFNDILNESLGFLQRTIGPDCSIDLDLAGDLGQIRADATQMQQVLMNLAINSRDAMPGGGKISFKTANIDIDKRYLSNHLDIEPGNYIQVSVTDTGAGMPPEIQARIFEPFFTTKETGKGTGLGLSVVYGIVKSHRGLINVYSEPGCGTTFRIYLPRTNDQVEDKSASEVVVKGGTENVLLVDDEQPILQMAASILAEFGYKCCQAASGEEALGIFAEAGSRIDLVISDIGMPNMNGTELMQRLRAVNPKVKIIFSSGYAPQSTREMIEMGVNGFVAKPYQAKALAQAVRKVLDGEHV comes from the coding sequence ATGACCGAGCCGAAGATCAACAAGGGCGAGATCGACATCCTGATCGTGGAGGACAGCCCGACTCAGGCGTTGCGGCTCCAGCACGTGCTGCAGAAAGACGGCTACCGGGTGACCTGGAGCCAGAACGGCCGGCAGGCCCTGGCCCTGGCCCGTCAGACCCCCCCGGCTATCGTCATCTCGGACGTGGTCATGCCCGAGATGGACGGGTTCGAGCTGTGCCGCCAGATCAAGAGCGACCCGCAGCTTAAATCCACACCGGTCATACTGGTCTCGGCCCTGAACGAGCCGGATGACATTGTCCAGGGCCTGATCAGCGGGGCGGACAATTTCCTCACCAAGCCCTACGAGGACGATCTCCTGCTGTCCCGGGTCGAGTACACCCTGATCAACCGGGACCTACGCTGGCAGCCGGTCTCGGAGCGCGGCCTGGAGGTGTTTTTCCTGGGCAAGAAACATCTGATCAACTCCGACCGTTCGCAGATACTCGACCTGCTGTTTTCCACCTATGAAAGCGTGATGTTGCGGGGCAAGGAGCTGGAAAAGAAGAACGTGGAGCTGAACAAGGCACACCAGGATTTGCGGGCCCTGAACCAGAGCCTGGAAAAGCAGGTGCTGGAGCGGACCGAAAGGATCAGGAACCTCAACCGGATCATCCTGGCGGTGCGGAACGTGAACAAGCTGATTGCCAAGGAAAAGGATCGCGGCCGTCTGCTGCAGGGGGTCTGCGACAGCCTGGTCTCGACCGGGGCGTTCAAGTGCGCCAGAGTATTCGTGCTCTGCGAGAAAGGCGGTCTGGAGTGGCATGCCGACAGCGAAACTATGGGTCGCATGCGCTATAGCGCCAAGAAGATGCACCTGCCGAGCATACCGGCGATTTTCGAGCGGGCGCTGCAAAGCCCGGAGGTCGTGCTTCTCGATAAAGATGACTATGAGGATTCCGACCTGTTCGATTGCAGGAGCTGCCCGATAGAAAAGATGGTTCTGGTGCGGGTGGAGAACAACGCCAAGGTGTTCGGGTTGCTGGTCGTGACCCTGCCCGAGGGGACGCCGTTGGACGAGGAGGGCCAACAGGTCCTGCTCGAGGTGGCGCTGGATATCGGTCTCGGCCTGGGCAACGCCGATCTGGAGCTGGAGAAGCTGCTCTCGCAGATAACCCTGGTGACCAGTGAGCAGAAATACCGCTCCCTGTTCGAAAACATGTACTCGGGCTTCTCCTATCACGAAATGATCCTGGAAGACGGTAAAGCCGTGGATTACCGTTTCCTGGAGGTTAATTCCAGTTTCGAGAAGCAGACCGGCCTGAAAAGGAGCGACCTTATTGGCAAGACAGCCTCCGCGATACTGGCCCGGCACCCGGGCGGGATACCCGATCTGACCGATATCTCCACGCGTGTGATGAAGAAGAAAAAAGCCGGAGTGGAGGACTTTTATTTCGAACCGCGCGACAAATGGTTCTCCCTGGTGGTCTATTCCCCCGACCCGAGCCATTTCGCCGCGATCTACAACGACATCACGGACCGCATGCGGATGGAGCAGGAGCTGCGCCAGTCGGAGGCGGCCTATCACGAGCTGTACGAGAACGCCCCGGTGGGCTATCAAGAGCTGGACTCCAAAGGGAGCATCGTTCGAGTCAACCGGACCGAGAGCGAACTGCTGGGCTACTCTCCCGAGCAACTGCTGGGCCGCCCGGTGTTTGACCTGATTGACCCGGAGGAGCGGGAAATTTCCAGAAAGAATTTCAGCCTCAAGATCGCGGGGAAAAAAGAGGTCGCCCCGTTCAACCGTCGCTATCTCTGCCGTGACGGGCGGGTGATCGACTGCATGCTGGATGAGAAGCTGGTCTACGACCAGTCCGGGGCGATCTGCGGCATCCGGACCACGGTCAAGGATATCTCCGAGCTGAAGCGCGCCGAGGAGGCGCTCGAGCACCGCCTGGAGATCGAAAAATTCGTCGCCTCCATCGCCACGGTGTTCAACAACCTGAAAGACGGCCAGGAGGACAGCGGGCTGGATTACACCCTGGAGGCATTGGGAGAGTTCGCGGATTTCGAGCATGTCTATCTTTCCCTGTTGTCGCGGGATTCCCTGAACATGGCGAGGATATATTCCTGGCATACCTCCTCCGTCCAGCCCCAGGCGACCGAGGTGATGACTTTCCCGGCGGAACATTTCCCCTGGTGTCTGGAAAGGTTGCACCGTTTCGAAAAGATTGCGGTTTCCGACGTGGACAGCCTTCCGGAGCAGGCGGCGACCGACCGGGAATGGCTGAAAAGCTACTCTCTCACCTCGCTGGTGATCCTGCCGCTGGTCAGCGAGTTTACGCTGTTCGGTTTTCTGGGGTTCGATACAAGCCGGGGGGCCAAGCCGCTGGGTGAGGATTTCCTCAGTCCACTGGTGCTGGTCGGAGAGATAGTGGTCAATGTCCTGGAACGCAAGCGCATGGGCGAGGCGCGCCGTCTGCTGCAGGCCGCTTTCGAGCAGGCCGCCGAGACCGTGATCATCGCCGACACCCAGAGGAACATCGAATATGTCAACCCGGCCCTGGAGCAAGTTTCGGGCTACAGCCGCCAGGAGATACTGGGCCGGAGCATCCACCTGTTCAAGAGCGACCGTCAGGACGAGGACCAGTACAAGGAGCTCTGGGACACGGTCGATGCGGGCGATTTCTGGCAGGGACGGTTGATCAGCCGCCGGAAGGACGGGACGGACTACCACGAGGACGTCACTTTTTCGCCGGTCAAGGACGCTTCCGGACGGGTGGTCCATTACGTGGCGGTCAAGCGCGATATCAGCCAGGAGCTGGAGCTGGAAAACCAGCTCGTGCAGGCGCAGAAAATGGAATCCATCGGCCTGCTGGCCGGCGGCGTGGCCCACGATTTCAACAACATCCTGGCCATAGTCCTGGGCTATGCCAACCTGCTGGTGCGCTCGCCTAACATCCCGGAAAAGGACCGGAAGAAGCTGGAGGAGATCGAGCAGGCCGCCCAGCGCGGGGCGGTGCTGACCCGCCAGTTGCTCACTTTCAGCCGCAAGGGCAAGCCGCGCTTCGCGGTGGTCAATTTCAACGACATTCTGAACGAGTCACTCGGTTTCCTGCAGCGCACCATCGGCCCGGACTGCTCGATCGACCTGGACCTGGCCGGGGATCTGGGGCAGATCAGGGCGGACGCCACCCAGATGCAGCAGGTGCTGATGAACCTGGCGATCAACTCCCGCGACGCCATGCCGGGGGGCGGCAAGATCAGCTTCAAGACCGCCAACATTGACATCGACAAGCGCTACCTGAGCAACCATCTGGACATCGAGCCCGGCAACTACATCCAGGTGTCGGTCACGGACACCGGCGCCGGGATGCCCCCCGAAATCCAGGCCCGGATTTTCGAGCCGTTTTTCACCACCAAGGAGACCGGCAAGGGCACCGGTCTGGGCCTGAGCGTGGTCTACGGCATAGTGAAATCGCACCGCGGCCTGATAAACGTGTACAGCGAGCCGGGCTGCGGCACCACTTTCCGCATCTACCTACCCCGCACCAACGATCAGGTGGAGGACAAGTCCGCTTCCGAGGTAGTGGTCAAGGGCGGGACTGAGAACGTGCTCCTGGTGGATGACGAGCAGCCGATCCTGCAGATGGCCGCCAGTATCCTGGCCGAGTTCGGCTACAAGTGCTGT